The stretch of DNA TAGACTATTTATCTAATACTTCACCGGATTTTGCTACGCGTACTTTTTTACCATCTACCGTTGTGTAACCAACACGAGTTGGGTTACCTGACTTAGGGTCGATAGGCATAACGTTGGATACATGAATTGGTGCCTCAAAGCTCAAAATTCCGCCTTGTGGATTCACTTGAGAAGGTTTAGCGTGTTTTTTCACGATGTTTACACCTTCTACTAGTACACGGCTATCTTTAGGATAGGCTGCTAGGATTACTCCTGTTTTGCCCTTATCCTTACCGGAGATAACTCTTACTTTGTCACCCTTTTTAACATGCATTCGTAAGCACCTCCTTAAAGGCAATTGAATTTAAATTATAATACTTCTGGAGCCAAGGATACGATTTTCATAAAGTTGTTATCGCGAAGTTCACGAGCAACTGGTCCGAAGATACGAGTTCCACGTGGGCTCTTATCATCCTTGATAATTACACATGCGTTCTCATCAAAACGAATGTATGATCCATCAGGTCGACGAGCACCGCTTTTCGTACGAACGATAACGGCTTTAACAACGTCACCTTTTTTAACAACGCCACCAGGTGTTGCTTGTTTCACTGTACATACGATAACATCACCGATACCCGCAGTTTTACGGCCAGAACCACCAAGAACTTTAATGGTAAGTACCTCACGAGCACCAGAGTTATCAGCAACTTTTAAACGTGATTCTTGTTGAATCATGTGTGTAACCTCCCTTCGGAATGATAC from Neobacillus sp. CF12 encodes:
- the rplX gene encoding 50S ribosomal protein L24; translated protein: MHVKKGDKVRVISGKDKGKTGVILAAYPKDSRVLVEGVNIVKKHAKPSQVNPQGGILSFEAPIHVSNVMPIDPKSGNPTRVGYTTVDGKKVRVAKSGEVLDK
- the rplN gene encoding 50S ribosomal protein L14, with amino-acid sequence MIQQESRLKVADNSGAREVLTIKVLGGSGRKTAGIGDVIVCTVKQATPGGVVKKGDVVKAVIVRTKSGARRPDGSYIRFDENACVIIKDDKSPRGTRIFGPVARELRDNNFMKIVSLAPEVL